One genomic segment of Ignavibacteriales bacterium includes these proteins:
- a CDS encoding UTP--glucose-1-phosphate uridylyltransferase has protein sequence MSKLTALITAEDSEVRNQALDTFCHAASLEQLLDECRSLEDFRRTSSNLYEQVRALFFLYAIHRFHIPTKKGLPLRGLIPFDGYEDLLHRRFEEAIQRFLSEQQNSGPHDGISSALAAAYRSLGFQTLANQVRASVRSVRGNQWMFRAGHPSDHPLRIASSLLQKTNALFPILHEQTPVRMDLSHSGWSDIFFLGMDYPEGARVLNISIDLSVKDRDSQTVPRPPVEVYFRIIDTPVIRLVSTDLGAVTEITSFSQVFDYAADYLGLLKAAVIASGIVPPSMEGAHQCLSDLLSRLAGPGLGIEIVSQVNEIPKGSRLAVSTTLLSSIIAVCMRATGQTSSLTGSLTESERRIVAARAILGEWLGGSGGGWQDSGGVWPGIKLIQGVTSAEGDIEYGISRGCLLPRHTILTNDDVSALTRRQLQESLVLVHGGMAQDVGPILEMVTERYLLRSEIEWKGRQQALSLFDQIVTQLKSGDIQALGTSTHENFLGPIQTIIPWATNLYTESIIARVEAEFGKDFWGFWMLGGMSGGGMGFLFQPSRTREAQSRLQDIMRSEKKRREHGIPFAMDPVVYDFTINEKGSWAELLFGEETLMPRLYYSLTVPLLLRRDPRTITLTQRNELEHFSFVSRTHPALEGMLQQIFDRILPEGGTQTTYLHALEELLERYGFDRIQHERIKTDLRSGRIGLSQNRLPVNTTIADVNENDVFDMSQQSSSHYTSIGSQALASGTVAVFTPAAGAGSRWTKGAGTVKALNPFCRIGGAHRTFIETHLAKSRRTMQKFGTAIPHIISTGYLTHDAIRQSMEDEDQYGYEGEVLLSHGSSIGLRLIPTIRDLRFAWQEMPQQLLDEQAQKVLESLHTSLMDWAQRSGEANDYTDNLPLQCLNPVGHWYEIPNLFRNGTLSRLLKTHPRLKHILMHNIDTMGANLDPGILGRHIESKAGMTVEVITRRLEDRGGGLANVDGRLRLIEGLALPREEYEFILSYYNSATYWIDLDQMLNVFGLSRSDLDDQRKVTEAMRSVASRMPTYITLKNVKKRWGMGQEDIYPTLQYEKLWGDMTTLPEFRCSYIAVPRARGQQLKEPAQMDGWLRDGSADYVESLCEWEKEKKKL, from the coding sequence ATGAGCAAGCTGACTGCCCTTATCACGGCAGAGGACAGCGAAGTCCGCAACCAGGCACTCGATACTTTTTGTCATGCGGCATCGCTTGAGCAATTGCTTGATGAATGCAGATCTCTTGAAGACTTTCGCCGCACAAGCTCAAATCTCTACGAACAAGTACGGGCATTGTTCTTCCTGTATGCGATTCACCGTTTCCATATTCCGACCAAAAAAGGATTGCCATTACGGGGACTTATTCCATTCGATGGGTATGAGGATCTTTTACATCGTCGTTTCGAGGAGGCCATTCAGAGATTTCTTTCTGAACAGCAAAACAGCGGGCCTCACGACGGTATTTCCAGTGCATTAGCCGCCGCATACCGGAGTCTTGGTTTTCAGACACTGGCAAATCAAGTGCGGGCAAGCGTTCGCTCGGTTCGCGGAAATCAATGGATGTTCAGAGCAGGACATCCTTCGGACCATCCGCTGCGTATCGCTTCTTCCCTGCTCCAAAAAACCAATGCGCTTTTTCCGATCCTTCATGAACAAACTCCTGTGCGCATGGATTTATCGCACAGCGGCTGGAGCGATATTTTCTTTTTGGGAATGGATTATCCCGAAGGTGCCCGTGTTCTCAACATATCTATCGACCTCTCTGTGAAGGATCGCGATTCTCAAACTGTTCCCCGCCCTCCGGTGGAAGTTTATTTTAGAATTATTGATACACCGGTCATCCGTCTTGTCAGCACAGATCTTGGAGCAGTCACTGAAATCACTTCGTTTTCTCAAGTATTTGATTATGCAGCAGACTATCTCGGGTTGCTCAAGGCGGCAGTGATTGCTTCGGGCATTGTGCCCCCCAGTATGGAAGGTGCACATCAATGTCTTTCCGATTTGTTGTCACGATTAGCGGGTCCGGGTTTAGGAATAGAAATTGTTAGCCAGGTCAATGAAATTCCCAAGGGATCACGTCTTGCCGTTTCGACTACACTGCTCAGTTCTATCATAGCCGTTTGCATGCGCGCCACGGGGCAAACTTCTTCGCTCACCGGTTCATTGACTGAAAGCGAACGCCGCATTGTTGCAGCGCGAGCCATCCTTGGTGAATGGCTTGGCGGATCAGGCGGCGGCTGGCAGGATTCCGGAGGTGTCTGGCCAGGCATCAAACTGATTCAAGGAGTAACCAGTGCAGAAGGCGATATCGAATATGGCATCAGCCGCGGATGCTTGCTCCCCCGGCATACAATTCTTACGAATGATGATGTCTCCGCACTGACGCGCCGACAGCTTCAGGAAAGTCTTGTTCTTGTTCATGGCGGTATGGCACAAGACGTGGGACCGATTTTAGAAATGGTCACCGAGCGTTATTTGCTCCGTTCAGAAATTGAATGGAAGGGACGTCAGCAGGCTCTTTCGTTGTTCGACCAGATTGTTACACAACTGAAGAGCGGAGATATACAGGCGTTAGGCACATCCACGCATGAGAATTTTCTCGGCCCGATACAGACCATCATTCCCTGGGCGACAAACCTGTATACGGAATCCATCATCGCACGCGTTGAAGCGGAATTCGGAAAAGATTTCTGGGGATTCTGGATGCTTGGCGGAATGTCCGGCGGAGGTATGGGATTCCTTTTCCAACCATCCCGTACACGCGAAGCTCAGAGCCGGTTGCAGGATATTATGAGATCTGAAAAAAAACGGCGTGAACATGGCATACCATTCGCTATGGATCCAGTCGTTTATGATTTTACCATCAACGAAAAAGGTTCATGGGCAGAACTTCTTTTCGGTGAAGAAACATTGATGCCCCGGCTCTATTACTCTCTCACCGTCCCGTTATTGCTTCGTCGGGACCCGCGGACAATTACACTCACGCAACGGAATGAACTGGAACATTTTTCTTTCGTGAGCAGGACACATCCTGCACTTGAAGGAATGCTGCAGCAAATTTTTGACCGTATTTTGCCGGAGGGCGGCACACAGACAACGTACCTCCATGCGCTGGAGGAATTGCTTGAGCGGTATGGATTCGACAGGATTCAGCATGAAAGAATAAAAACAGATTTGCGCAGCGGCCGTATCGGACTTTCACAAAACCGTCTGCCTGTAAATACGACGATTGCCGATGTGAACGAAAATGATGTCTTCGATATGTCGCAGCAATCCTCGTCGCACTATACTTCCATCGGATCTCAGGCGCTTGCATCCGGAACAGTGGCAGTATTCACTCCCGCCGCCGGTGCCGGGAGCAGATGGACAAAAGGCGCAGGGACAGTCAAGGCGCTCAATCCGTTCTGCCGGATAGGCGGAGCGCACCGGACGTTTATCGAAACACATCTGGCAAAAAGCCGCCGCACGATGCAGAAGTTTGGTACCGCTATTCCTCATATTATTTCAACGGGATATCTCACGCACGATGCCATCAGGCAGTCCATGGAAGATGAGGACCAGTACGGTTATGAAGGTGAAGTTCTTCTCTCGCACGGAAGCAGTATCGGATTACGTTTGATTCCCACAATTCGGGACCTGAGATTCGCTTGGCAGGAAATGCCGCAGCAGCTTCTCGATGAACAAGCACAGAAGGTGCTTGAAAGCCTCCATACGTCATTGATGGATTGGGCGCAACGGAGCGGCGAGGCAAACGATTACACCGATAATCTTCCACTTCAATGCCTCAATCCTGTAGGGCATTGGTACGAAATTCCCAACCTCTTTCGCAACGGCACTCTTTCGCGGCTGCTGAAAACACATCCCCGGCTCAAACATATCCTTATGCACAACATAGACACCATGGGTGCAAATCTTGATCCCGGTATTCTTGGACGGCACATCGAAAGTAAAGCCGGAATGACTGTGGAAGTTATTACGCGCCGATTGGAAGATCGCGGCGGCGGATTGGCAAACGTCGATGGAAGACTCCGGCTGATCGAGGGACTCGCACTTCCCCGTGAAGAGTATGAATTCATTCTCTCCTACTACAATTCAGCTACATACTGGATCGATCTCGATCAGATGCTCAATGTGTTTGGACTTTCTCGGTCCGACCTGGATGATCAAAGGAAAGTAACAGAAGCGATGCGTTCGGTTGCATCACGTATGCCTACATATATCACGCTCAAGAACGTTAAGAAGCGCTGGGGTATGGGACAGGAAGATATTTATCCTACCCTTCAATACGAAAAACTTTGGGGAGATATGACAACCTTGCCGGAATTCCGATGTTCCTACATTGCAGTTCCACGAGCACGCGGCCAGCAATTAAAAGAACCGGCACAGATGGATGGATGGCTGAGAGATGGATCAGCAGATTATGTGGAATCTCTGTGCGAGTGGGAGAAAGAGAAAAAGAAACTTTGA
- a CDS encoding sugar phosphate nucleotidyltransferase, translated as MKITKAVITAAGKGQRNLPLQTLIDRDGQQKSVLSVIIEEVVRAGIKDICLIIHPDDETAFRSVAGDHANHLSFVYQKEPRGYGHAVWCAKDFTKGESFLHLIGDHLYVSRMEKGCAQRVVETAEAESCAVSAVQATREGLLPNFGAISGKRIQGRNDLYVIEHVIEKPTPTEAEQRLIVPGLRTGYYLCFFGIHVLTPAVMEILNDEFKKNNNSNLPTISNALHELAQKEKYLALEMNDYRYNVGVKYGLLNAQLALALNGEDRDEVIAILMEMLLLREHHAGERS; from the coding sequence ATGAAAATTACTAAGGCAGTGATCACGGCAGCAGGCAAAGGACAGAGAAACCTGCCTCTCCAGACACTCATCGATCGTGATGGTCAGCAAAAATCCGTTCTCAGCGTGATTATCGAGGAGGTCGTGCGGGCGGGAATTAAAGATATTTGTCTCATCATTCATCCCGACGACGAGACTGCGTTTCGTTCTGTTGCGGGCGACCATGCCAACCATCTGTCTTTCGTGTACCAGAAAGAACCCCGCGGATATGGTCATGCCGTTTGGTGTGCAAAAGATTTTACAAAAGGGGAATCGTTTCTCCATCTTATCGGCGATCATTTATATGTGAGCAGAATGGAAAAAGGATGCGCGCAGCGTGTCGTGGAAACCGCAGAAGCAGAATCATGTGCCGTTTCTGCAGTTCAAGCCACACGTGAAGGGCTTCTTCCGAATTTTGGAGCAATCAGCGGCAAACGTATTCAAGGCAGAAATGATCTCTACGTCATTGAGCATGTCATCGAGAAACCTACGCCCACCGAAGCAGAACAGCGATTGATTGTACCGGGACTTCGCACAGGGTACTATCTCTGCTTCTTCGGCATTCATGTCTTAACGCCGGCAGTGATGGAAATTCTGAATGATGAATTCAAGAAAAATAATAATTCGAATCTTCCTACAATTTCAAATGCCCTGCACGAATTAGCACAAAAAGAAAAATACCTCGCACTCGAGATGAATGATTATCGGTACAATGTTGGTGTCAAATACGGACTCTTGAATGCACAACTTGCCCTTGCGCTCAACGGAGAGGATCGCGATGAAGTTATTGCGATACTGATGGAAATGCTGTTGCTCCGTGAACACCATGCAGGCGAAAGGAGTTAA
- a CDS encoding TonB-dependent receptor, whose product MKQQSLTGWLILLTCIYTLSVVSQNRYTLSGTIRSGETGEALISATLLVKELPGVGVTSNAYGFYSLTFPEGSYTIFVQYLGFKTRKDTLHFSHNRLMNYDLTPEPITLGEVVVSGERSNANVTSTEIGVNKLEVKEIESIPVLLGEKDILKTIQLLPGIKSAGEGSTGFYARGGGTDQNLIVLDEAPIYNSSHLLGFLSVFNSDAIKDVKVMTGGIPAEYGGRLSSVLDIRTNDGNNKEFGGSGGIGLLASRLTVEGPLVKDEGSFIISGRRTYADLFLKLSSDTTINRASLYFYDLNMKANYTLGDKDRLFLSGYFGRDNFAYSNTFGFNWGNTTATLRWNHIFADHLFSNTSLIYSDYEYSNTIGVGTSQFQITSGIQDLNFKTDFQYFTDVSGTVKFGLNSIYHTFLPGKVTATAGSIINNTALENKFALENAAYISHEIEMIPGVKVNYGLRFSVFSLLGPAHLYNYDEYGNVADTLTYGSGSVVKTYNSLEPRFAINLLLNDESSLKTSYTRTTQYLHLLSNSTTTNPSDVWVPSTNNVKPQFADQVDAGYFRNFLDNEYEASFELYYKRMQNVIDYKNGADLQINPTVEALLLYGTARSYGAELLVRKRAGRLSGWIAYTLSKTEEQFDQINDGNPFPARQDRTHDISIVAMYNYNSDWNFSATWVYNTGNAVTFPSGNYWLDGRLVPYYTERNGYRMPAYHRLDLSATWTLGPHSNLNFSLYNAYNRMNPYAINFQQDPNDPNKTQAVQTTFFPIIPSVTYNFNF is encoded by the coding sequence ATGAAACAACAATCATTAACGGGCTGGCTCATTCTTCTCACATGCATTTACACACTTTCTGTCGTTTCACAAAATAGATACACATTGAGTGGAACCATCAGGAGTGGAGAAACCGGCGAGGCACTCATTAGTGCAACGCTTCTCGTAAAGGAACTCCCCGGTGTTGGTGTAACTTCAAATGCCTACGGATTTTATTCGTTGACTTTTCCAGAAGGTTCCTACACCATTTTCGTCCAATATCTTGGATTCAAAACTCGAAAGGACACATTACATTTCTCTCATAATAGATTGATGAATTATGATCTGACACCTGAACCCATCACGCTGGGAGAAGTCGTTGTATCCGGTGAGCGATCGAACGCAAACGTTACCTCCACAGAAATTGGAGTCAATAAATTGGAAGTAAAAGAAATTGAATCGATCCCGGTGCTCCTGGGTGAAAAAGATATTTTAAAAACAATTCAATTGCTCCCAGGGATAAAATCTGCTGGAGAAGGAAGCACGGGGTTCTATGCGCGAGGCGGAGGAACAGATCAGAATCTCATTGTTCTGGATGAAGCACCGATCTACAATTCTTCTCACCTTCTTGGATTTCTTTCAGTTTTTAACTCCGACGCGATCAAAGATGTGAAAGTCATGACAGGCGGCATTCCGGCAGAATATGGCGGCAGGCTCTCTTCGGTATTAGATATTCGCACAAACGATGGTAACAATAAAGAATTTGGAGGTTCAGGCGGTATTGGATTGCTGGCATCACGCCTCACTGTGGAAGGACCTCTTGTCAAGGATGAAGGATCTTTTATTATTTCTGGCAGGCGAACATATGCAGATCTTTTCCTCAAACTCTCAAGCGACACTACGATCAACCGTGCGAGTTTATATTTCTATGATCTGAATATGAAAGCAAACTATACGCTTGGCGACAAAGATCGATTGTTCCTTTCCGGTTATTTCGGACGCGATAATTTCGCCTATTCCAATACGTTTGGATTCAATTGGGGGAATACGACAGCGACACTTCGGTGGAATCATATTTTTGCCGATCATTTGTTTTCCAACACCTCGCTTATCTATAGCGATTATGAATACAGCAACACCATTGGAGTCGGGACAAGTCAATTCCAGATTACTTCCGGAATTCAAGACCTGAACTTCAAAACTGATTTTCAATATTTTACCGATGTTTCGGGAACGGTAAAGTTCGGTCTCAACTCTATTTACCACACCTTTCTTCCGGGAAAGGTGACCGCGACGGCGGGAAGTATCATCAACAATACGGCGCTTGAAAATAAATTCGCGCTGGAGAACGCCGCATACATTTCGCACGAAATTGAAATGATACCCGGGGTGAAAGTAAACTACGGATTGAGGTTCTCGGTCTTTAGCCTGCTTGGTCCGGCTCATCTGTATAATTATGACGAGTATGGAAATGTTGCCGATACATTGACATACGGTTCAGGCAGTGTCGTAAAAACGTACAATTCTCTGGAACCGAGATTTGCAATAAACCTTCTGTTGAACGACGAAAGTTCTCTGAAAACTTCCTATACCCGTACAACGCAATATCTTCACCTTCTTTCGAATTCCACAACAACAAACCCAAGCGATGTGTGGGTGCCAAGCACGAATAATGTAAAGCCGCAATTTGCCGATCAGGTCGATGCCGGGTACTTTAGAAATTTTCTTGATAATGAATATGAAGCATCTTTTGAGTTGTATTATAAACGCATGCAGAATGTGATCGATTATAAAAATGGTGCCGACCTGCAAATCAATCCGACGGTGGAAGCCCTCCTCTTATACGGCACCGCCAGAAGTTACGGCGCCGAATTGCTTGTTCGAAAACGCGCAGGCCGGCTGAGCGGCTGGATTGCATATACACTTTCAAAAACAGAAGAACAATTTGATCAGATCAACGATGGTAATCCATTCCCGGCCCGGCAGGACAGAACACATGACATATCAATTGTGGCGATGTATAATTATAACAGCGATTGGAATTTTTCAGCAACCTGGGTCTATAATACAGGCAATGCTGTAACGTTCCCGAGCGGAAATTACTGGCTGGACGGCAGGCTGGTTCCGTATTATACCGAGCGGAATGGCTATCGTATGCCGGCGTATCATCGATTAGATCTTTCCGCTACATGGACATTGGGACCGCATTCCAATCTGAATTTCTCTCTCTATAATGCTTATAATCGGATGAACCCCTATGCTATCAATTTTCAACAAGATCCTAATGATCCGAACAAGACACAGGCAGTGCAGACTACATTCTTCCCGATCATACCATCGGTCACATATAATTTCAATTTTTAA
- a CDS encoding C1 family peptidase, with the protein MAQRKSERHTKSKAVKKLRYGWIPDVPDQRDFLYSAVRPTIAIPPHIDLRPTCPTIEDQGNLGSCTGNALAGAIEFLERKNGVPFVDASRLFIYYNERALEGTIKSDAGAMIRDGIKTLKNQGVCSETRWPYIISKFAAKPGAACYKEALKRQITSYHRILTLDDMRTCLADGFPFVFGFTVYESFESQEVARNGIVQMPQPSERSLGGHAVLAVGYNDEERRFIVRNSWGTDWGQKGYFTIPYEYLASRNLADDLWTIRRGEMM; encoded by the coding sequence ATGGCACAACGCAAATCTGAGAGACACACAAAATCCAAGGCAGTGAAGAAACTCCGATATGGCTGGATTCCTGATGTGCCCGATCAGCGGGATTTTCTTTACAGTGCAGTGCGTCCTACCATAGCGATTCCACCACATATAGACTTGCGCCCCACATGTCCGACGATTGAAGACCAGGGCAATCTTGGAAGCTGCACGGGCAACGCTCTTGCCGGTGCAATAGAATTTCTCGAACGAAAGAACGGTGTTCCATTTGTAGATGCGAGCAGATTATTTATCTATTATAATGAACGGGCTCTGGAAGGAACTATCAAATCGGATGCAGGGGCAATGATACGCGATGGAATAAAAACGTTGAAGAACCAGGGAGTGTGTTCGGAAACACGCTGGCCGTACATCATTTCAAAATTCGCAGCGAAGCCGGGCGCGGCGTGTTACAAAGAGGCGCTGAAGCGCCAAATCACTTCGTACCATCGCATTCTTACGCTCGATGACATGAGGACATGCCTTGCTGATGGTTTTCCGTTTGTATTCGGTTTCACTGTGTATGAAAGTTTCGAGTCGCAGGAAGTTGCCCGCAACGGTATTGTGCAAATGCCCCAGCCGAGCGAACGCTCACTCGGCGGTCATGCGGTGCTCGCCGTTGGATATAATGACGAGGAAAGACGATTCATTGTCCGGAACTCGTGGGGAACCGATTGGGGACAGAAAGGATATTTTACAATCCCGTATGAGTATCTTGCAAGCCGCAATCTTGCCGACGATCTCTGGACGATACGGAGAGGGGAAATGATGTAA
- a CDS encoding GNAT family N-acetyltransferase produces the protein MEYVRIHANHDLSKAVKVLNKAHGTVAAEFGFTKANNPTNSAFIDEQALKTQLDKGIELYQLTINDKGIGCIAIEKSKKEVDTFYIEKVSVIPEYRNQGYGIKMMEFATNMIRGNGGKWISIALIDSNTRLKYWYLKQGFKETGIKVFPHLPFRVCFMNKQI, from the coding sequence ATGGAATATGTTCGTATTCACGCGAATCATGATTTATCAAAAGCAGTAAAAGTTTTAAATAAAGCTCATGGTACCGTAGCAGCGGAGTTTGGATTTACGAAAGCAAACAATCCTACAAACAGTGCATTCATTGATGAACAAGCTTTAAAGACACAATTAGACAAAGGAATAGAATTGTACCAATTGACAATAAATGATAAAGGAATAGGGTGTATAGCAATTGAAAAATCAAAAAAGGAAGTTGATACATTTTACATTGAAAAAGTCTCTGTCATTCCAGAATATAGAAATCAGGGCTATGGCATAAAAATGATGGAGTTTGCAACTAACATGATTAGAGGGAATGGCGGCAAATGGATTTCAATTGCATTGATAGATTCAAACACGAGACTAAAATATTGGTACTTAAAGCAAGGATTTAAAGAAACGGGAATAAAAGTATTTCCTCATTTACCGTTCAGAGTTTGTTTCATGAATAAACAGATATGA
- a CDS encoding DUF4249 domain-containing protein yields MKMENSTWIPPALFILLGIALNSCQEVVSVDLNKADPHIVIEGIISDQPGPYAVTVSKTGNYFESSLYFPPVVGAQIVITDDAGQRDTLKEGNQGTYVSTTLKGLTGRTYSMSVISEGKTYTASSYMPVKILLDSVYAVKRTGFRSEPGYDIYVMFKDPPEPGNYYRLNARSSTLIPADSIDGRRYRLYTDKLTNGNEMTERIRAGGKVQSGDTITLELLSIDKAAYDYFSTLRDILSSDRSPTSLSPANPNTNLTNGSLGYFAAFAMDTKKIIIP; encoded by the coding sequence ATGAAAATGGAAAATAGTACATGGATACCGCCGGCACTATTTATTCTGTTAGGTATTGCTTTGAATTCATGCCAGGAGGTCGTGTCAGTCGATCTCAACAAAGCTGATCCGCACATTGTCATTGAAGGCATCATTTCGGATCAACCAGGTCCGTATGCTGTTACAGTAAGTAAGACAGGTAATTACTTCGAATCATCGCTTTATTTTCCACCGGTGGTCGGGGCTCAGATTGTTATAACGGATGATGCTGGACAGCGGGATACACTGAAAGAAGGTAACCAAGGAACCTATGTCTCCACAACCCTGAAGGGACTCACAGGTAGGACCTATTCCATGTCTGTGATAAGCGAAGGGAAGACATACACCGCCTCATCCTATATGCCGGTGAAAATATTACTTGATTCAGTATATGCAGTAAAGAGAACCGGATTTCGCTCAGAGCCAGGATACGATATTTATGTGATGTTCAAAGATCCACCCGAACCCGGCAACTATTACCGTTTGAATGCGAGGTCGAGCACATTGATCCCTGCAGATTCGATTGACGGCCGTCGCTATCGACTTTATACCGATAAACTGACAAACGGGAATGAAATGACAGAGAGAATCCGGGCGGGTGGAAAAGTGCAGAGCGGGGATACGATTACATTGGAGTTGCTTTCTATTGATAAGGCAGCGTACGATTACTTTAGTACTCTGAGAGATATTCTCTCATCAGACCGAAGTCCGACATCTCTGTCTCCGGCTAATCCTAATACGAATCTAACGAATGGCTCATTAGGATATTTTGCTGCGTTCGCTATGGATACAAAGAAGATTATTATTCCTTAA
- a CDS encoding EamA family transporter, with protein MEKMTRSQEGGFASRTTGILAWEGLLNLFVVYLVWGSTYLAIRIAVREGSGFPPFLMAAGRTVIGGLLLLVWAKSKGEQLKLDRKDALLLAVTGAMLWIGGNGLVNWAEQRIHSALAALLVASTPLWVAALESVIERRAPSLLLACSLLLGFCGTGFLSYPVLAGGVHADILSIAALFFASLCWGSGSLLQRRHGIHLSARVTAGYQQIFALPGFLVLSYLTGEPRPAPLPSAWMAFAYLVVFGSVIAIASFTRALQILPTKVLFTYSYVNPMIALFLGWLILSEPITLWTLLGAVMIISGVVGVFKESQNTHHSHKNDEHKEFVTKNN; from the coding sequence ATGGAAAAAATGACAAGGAGCCAAGAAGGCGGCTTTGCTTCCAGAACCACCGGAATTCTTGCCTGGGAAGGGCTGCTGAATCTTTTTGTAGTTTATCTTGTTTGGGGAAGCACGTACTTAGCTATCCGCATTGCGGTACGTGAAGGATCCGGCTTTCCCCCGTTTCTCATGGCTGCAGGGCGCACAGTCATTGGCGGATTGCTCCTATTGGTCTGGGCAAAAAGCAAAGGGGAACAACTGAAGCTTGATCGTAAAGACGCTCTCCTTCTGGCTGTTACGGGCGCAATGCTTTGGATCGGCGGCAACGGATTGGTGAACTGGGCAGAACAGCGAATTCATTCAGCCCTGGCAGCATTGCTCGTTGCCTCTACCCCGCTTTGGGTAGCAGCGCTGGAATCGGTGATTGAGCGGCGAGCCCCTTCCCTCTTATTAGCTTGCTCATTATTGTTGGGTTTTTGCGGTACAGGCTTTCTTAGTTATCCCGTGCTCGCCGGCGGTGTTCATGCCGATATTCTCTCTATTGCAGCGCTGTTTTTTGCTTCCCTGTGCTGGGGAAGCGGCTCGCTCCTGCAGCGGCGTCATGGCATACACCTCAGTGCTCGTGTGACTGCCGGCTATCAGCAAATTTTTGCACTGCCGGGTTTTCTGGTCCTGAGTTATTTAACCGGCGAACCCCGACCAGCGCCTCTTCCTTCTGCATGGATGGCTTTTGCATATTTGGTAGTTTTTGGTTCGGTGATCGCTATTGCCTCTTTTACGCGCGCGCTGCAAATCCTTCCTACGAAAGTCCTGTTTACTTATAGCTATGTGAATCCCATGATTGCACTTTTTCTGGGGTGGCTCATACTCAGCGAACCGATCACGCTTTGGACTTTGTTAGGAGCTGTTATGATTATATCAGGAGTGGTTGGTGTGTTTAAGGAAAGTCAAAATACACATCATTCTCACAAGAACGACGAGCATAAGGAATTCGTCACTAAAAACAATTAA